In a single window of the Wenzhouxiangella sp. XN201 genome:
- the mnmE gene encoding tRNA uridine-5-carboxymethylaminomethyl(34) synthesis GTPase MnmE: protein MNTNTDTIVAIATPPGQGGVGVIRLSGPDSAQIAERISGSLPEARKAGLRAIRDTQGQTLDTGLVIHFPQPNSFTGEDIVELHAHGSPVALELIVRACVAAGARRAGPGEFSQRAFVNDRMDLAQAEAVADLISAATETAARAAHRSLEGAFSKEVDELVEALVELRVWVEAALDFPDEEIDFLADGQVAGRVDELRQRQSDLLARAGTGRLLSSGVRIAIVGRPNAGKSSLLNALSRHDAAIVTEVPGTTRDVLRETITIAGLPVTLADTAGIRETRDRIESEGVRRAEREMQSADLIFWVVDATAPEAHPLPGLPESVPLIRIDNKIDLVGEAAAREGRHVRVSAKTGAGLDLLESLVIEELGLSESGGGEFSARQRHVDALTTAGEHLQRGQAELIASGSGELLAEELRLAAESLGEITGRMTSDELLGRIFSSFCIGK from the coding sequence ATGAACACCAACACCGACACAATAGTCGCCATCGCCACCCCCCCGGGCCAGGGCGGTGTCGGTGTCATCCGCCTGTCGGGACCGGACAGTGCGCAGATTGCCGAACGCATTAGCGGCTCCCTGCCGGAAGCCCGAAAGGCGGGCTTGCGCGCCATCCGGGATACGCAGGGCCAAACCCTCGACACCGGTCTGGTCATCCACTTCCCGCAGCCGAATTCCTTCACTGGTGAAGACATCGTCGAACTTCACGCCCATGGCTCGCCAGTGGCGCTCGAACTGATCGTTCGGGCCTGCGTTGCTGCCGGCGCCCGGCGGGCCGGACCGGGGGAGTTTTCGCAGCGCGCCTTTGTCAACGATCGCATGGACCTGGCGCAGGCCGAAGCAGTGGCTGACCTGATTTCGGCGGCGACCGAAACGGCGGCCCGGGCCGCTCACCGAAGCCTCGAAGGCGCGTTTTCGAAAGAGGTGGATGAACTGGTCGAAGCCCTGGTCGAGCTGCGGGTCTGGGTCGAGGCCGCGCTCGATTTTCCCGATGAGGAGATCGATTTTCTGGCCGATGGGCAAGTGGCCGGGCGCGTGGATGAATTGCGACAGCGCCAGAGTGACCTGCTGGCCCGTGCCGGCACCGGCCGGCTGCTCTCCAGTGGTGTGCGCATCGCGATTGTGGGCCGGCCCAATGCCGGCAAGTCGAGCCTGCTCAATGCGCTGAGCCGCCACGATGCGGCCATCGTTACCGAGGTTCCCGGAACGACGCGAGATGTGTTGCGCGAGACCATCACCATTGCCGGGCTGCCGGTCACCCTGGCGGATACTGCCGGCATCCGCGAAACTCGCGACCGGATTGAATCCGAAGGCGTTCGCCGGGCCGAGCGCGAAATGCAGTCGGCCGACCTGATCTTCTGGGTGGTTGATGCCACCGCGCCCGAAGCCCACCCCCTGCCGGGTCTGCCCGAGTCCGTGCCCCTGATTCGCATTGACAACAAGATTGATCTTGTCGGCGAGGCCGCCGCTCGTGAGGGCCGCCACGTACGGGTTTCGGCGAAAACCGGCGCGGGTCTGGACCTGCTCGAGTCCCTCGTGATTGAAGAGCTGGGGCTGTCCGAATCCGGCGGCGGCGAATTCTCGGCCCGTCAGCGCCACGTCGATGCCCTCACCACGGCGGGCGAGCATCTCCAGCGCGGTCAGGCCGAGTTGATTGCCAGCGGATCGGGTGAGTTGCTGGCCGAGGAACTTCGCCTGGCCGCCGAGTCCCTGGGCGAAATCACCGGACGGATGACGAGCGATGAGTTGCTCGGTCGGATCTTTTCGAGTTTCTGCATTGGCAAGTAG
- a CDS encoding CBS domain-containing protein, with protein sequence MHTIRQILAEKGDQIWSVSPEATVYDSIRLMATKGIGALVVLDEGKLHGIVSERDYARKVILEGRSSRDTEVSEICSSPAITISPRASAEEGLALMTGKRIRHLPVVENDALLGVVSIGDLVNAVIGDQQQLIEQLERYVAG encoded by the coding sequence ATGCACACGATTCGACAGATTCTCGCCGAGAAAGGAGACCAGATCTGGTCCGTCAGTCCCGAGGCCACGGTCTACGACAGCATTCGCCTGATGGCGACCAAGGGGATCGGCGCCCTGGTGGTGCTCGACGAGGGCAAGCTCCACGGCATCGTTTCCGAACGCGACTATGCACGCAAGGTCATTCTGGAGGGCCGGTCCTCGCGCGATACTGAAGTCAGCGAAATCTGTTCGTCGCCCGCAATCACCATTTCACCCAGGGCTTCAGCCGAGGAAGGCCTTGCCCTGATGACGGGGAAACGAATTCGCCACCTGCCGGTGGTCGAAAATGACGCGCTTCTGGGCGTGGTCTCGATCGGTGATCTGGTCAATGCCGTGATCGGAGACCAACAGCAGTTGATCGAGCAGCTCGAACGCTACGTCGCCGGTTAG
- a CDS encoding fructosamine kinase family protein, with translation MPLDFEQANAVARKLGLDEHDFEFKPISGGDIAEAYVLQATTGWVFLKVLPLDQAGLLSAEADGLKALAESGCIRVPGVLRRGIQDEFGWLALEYLQLGERSRLCDARLGHKLAELHRSTGESFGWHRGNYIGRTPQINILTEDWREFFGQHRLAPQFDRLRRRYPDSSWRELKAETLAAWDLVAANHQPEPSLIHGDLWRGNAASLPGDEPVIFDPAVHYADRECDLAMAHLFGGYDEAFFSAYEEAWPLPQGYEIRRLYYKLYHMLNHANLFGGPYQDAAGQLCQRILEH, from the coding sequence GTGCCGCTTGATTTTGAACAGGCAAACGCCGTCGCCCGAAAACTCGGGCTCGACGAGCACGACTTCGAATTCAAACCGATTTCCGGCGGCGACATAGCCGAGGCTTATGTTCTCCAGGCCACGACAGGCTGGGTGTTTCTCAAGGTCCTGCCGCTGGATCAGGCCGGACTGCTGTCGGCCGAAGCCGATGGGCTGAAAGCCCTGGCCGAAAGCGGCTGTATCCGCGTTCCCGGCGTTCTCCGTCGGGGGATTCAAGATGAATTCGGATGGCTGGCACTCGAGTATCTTCAATTGGGAGAACGTTCGCGCCTTTGCGATGCCCGGCTGGGCCACAAGCTAGCTGAGCTGCACCGAAGTACCGGCGAATCCTTCGGTTGGCATCGTGGTAACTACATTGGTCGAACGCCGCAGATCAATATTCTCACCGAGGACTGGCGAGAGTTTTTCGGACAGCATCGCCTGGCACCGCAGTTCGACCGCCTGCGCCGCCGGTATCCCGACAGCAGCTGGAGGGAACTCAAAGCCGAGACCCTGGCGGCCTGGGACCTTGTGGCTGCCAATCACCAGCCAGAGCCGTCATTGATTCACGGTGATCTCTGGCGTGGCAATGCCGCCAGCCTTCCCGGCGATGAGCCGGTCATCTTCGACCCGGCCGTACACTACGCCGACCGCGAGTGCGACCTGGCGATGGCGCATTTGTTCGGCGGATACGACGAAGCCTTTTTTAGTGCCTATGAGGAAGCCTGGCCTTTGCCGCAGGGGTATGAGATCCGGCGCCTCTATTACAAGCTCTACCACATGCTCAACCATGCCAACCTGTTCGGCGGACCCTATCAGGATGCCGCGGGACAACTGTGTCAGCGTATCCTCGAGCATTGA
- a CDS encoding glutathione S-transferase family protein translates to MGLLVDGEWHDKWYDTDSTGGRFKRDAAAFRNWVTPDGSAGPTGEGGFKAEPDRYHLYVALACPWANRALIFRKLKRLESLIPISVANPLMRENGWTFQDGYKVTPDPIHNAEFLHQVYTAAKPDYSGRVTVPVLWDKKRGTIVSNESAEIIRMFNSAFDEVGAAEGDYYPEDLREEIDAVNEKVYTNVNNGVYKTGFATTQEAYEEAVIPLFETLDELEARLDENRYLCGPRITEADWRLFTTLVRFDAVYVGHFKCNIRRIEDYPNLSNYLRELYQVPGISETVEFEAIKRHYYGSHDTINPSYIVPLGPALDFHRKHDRERLPAE, encoded by the coding sequence ATGGGTCTTCTCGTCGATGGCGAATGGCACGACAAATGGTATGACACCGACTCCACCGGCGGTCGCTTCAAACGCGATGCCGCAGCGTTCCGCAACTGGGTCACGCCCGACGGCTCGGCCGGACCCACCGGCGAGGGTGGGTTCAAGGCCGAACCCGACCGATATCATCTCTACGTCGCGCTGGCTTGTCCCTGGGCCAATCGCGCACTCATTTTCCGCAAGCTCAAACGGCTCGAGTCGCTGATTCCGATTTCGGTGGCCAACCCACTGATGCGTGAAAATGGCTGGACCTTTCAGGACGGCTACAAGGTCACACCGGACCCGATCCACAATGCTGAATTTCTCCACCAGGTTTACACCGCGGCCAAGCCCGACTACAGCGGGCGCGTCACCGTACCGGTGCTGTGGGACAAGAAACGAGGCACGATCGTGTCGAATGAGTCGGCCGAGATCATTCGCATGTTCAACTCCGCCTTCGATGAGGTCGGCGCGGCCGAAGGTGATTACTATCCCGAGGATTTGCGCGAGGAGATCGACGCCGTCAACGAAAAGGTCTACACCAACGTCAACAACGGTGTCTACAAGACGGGCTTTGCCACCACCCAGGAGGCTTACGAGGAAGCGGTCATCCCGCTGTTCGAAACACTCGACGAGCTGGAAGCACGACTGGACGAGAATCGCTACCTCTGCGGGCCGAGAATCACCGAGGCCGATTGGCGCCTGTTCACCACCCTGGTTCGTTTCGACGCCGTCTATGTCGGGCACTTCAAATGCAACATCCGGCGCATCGAAGACTATCCCAATCTCTCGAACTACCTGAGAGAGCTCTACCAGGTGCCGGGGATTTCAGAGACGGTCGAGTTCGAGGCCATCAAGCGGCATTACTACGGCAGCCACGACACCATCAATCCGAGTTACATCGTGCCACTCGGGCCGGCGCTGGATTTTCATCGCAAGCACGATCGCGAGCGCTTGCCGGCCGAGTGA
- a CDS encoding DMT family transporter produces the protein MSGRTVNSAIFLLVVGNLLAIFSDTLIKWASGDIALFQFVAVRLLFTLLLLAPFLSLVDWKNFWAGSRVHLVRAHVGLAGILCMVVALGALPLATANAIFYAAPVMVMILGVWFFGERLGRSSLIAVVSGLVGVLIILRPTEMNLAGFIALGLAVALAINAVLVRMLPRGQSVVHSLLLNYLFALPAALVLALIEGAPIDWSAMGAAFGSALFILGYNMTVILAYRHVDANQVTASEYTGIVWAFVLGWLIFAEVPDLWFWIGTTLIVVPLLVQALLSARPASRRRLATAVGGSRRATDRWAGGNELTRPASARDRACDENPAPARVARCNSD, from the coding sequence ATGTCGGGACGCACCGTCAACAGCGCTATCTTCCTGCTGGTCGTCGGGAATTTGCTGGCGATCTTCTCGGACACGCTGATCAAGTGGGCCAGCGGCGATATCGCCCTGTTCCAGTTCGTGGCGGTACGCCTGCTCTTCACGCTGCTGTTGCTCGCGCCCTTCCTGTCGCTGGTCGACTGGAAGAATTTCTGGGCTGGTTCGCGCGTGCACCTGGTTCGCGCGCACGTCGGCCTTGCCGGCATCCTGTGCATGGTGGTGGCGCTGGGCGCGCTGCCGCTGGCCACGGCCAATGCCATCTTTTACGCCGCGCCGGTCATGGTGATGATCCTCGGCGTGTGGTTCTTTGGGGAACGCCTGGGCCGTTCGAGCCTGATCGCGGTCGTCAGCGGCCTGGTCGGCGTGCTGATCATCCTGCGACCGACCGAAATGAACCTGGCCGGCTTCATTGCCCTGGGACTGGCCGTGGCGCTGGCGATCAACGCGGTACTGGTGCGCATGCTGCCGCGCGGGCAGTCGGTGGTGCACAGCCTGTTGCTCAACTACCTGTTCGCGTTGCCGGCAGCGCTGGTACTGGCCTTGATCGAGGGTGCGCCGATCGACTGGTCGGCGATGGGTGCGGCCTTCGGGTCGGCACTGTTCATCCTCGGCTACAACATGACGGTGATCCTGGCCTACCGCCACGTCGATGCCAACCAGGTCACCGCCTCGGAATATACCGGCATCGTCTGGGCCTTCGTGCTGGGCTGGTTGATTTTTGCCGAAGTGCCGGATCTGTGGTTCTGGATCGGTACCACGCTGATCGTCGTGCCGCTGCTGGTCCAGGCCTTACTGTCGGCACGACCGGCCAGCCGGCGCCGACTGGCTACCGCCGTGGGCGGATCACGCCGCGCCACCGACCGTTGGGCCGGCGGCAACGAACTCACTCGGCCGGCAAGCGCTCGCGATCGTGCTTGCGATGAAAATCCAGCGCCGGCCCGAGTGGCACGATGTAACTCGGATTGA
- a CDS encoding LysR family transcriptional regulator yields the protein MRLPPLRALPVFEAVARTLSFSAAAAELHVTQSAISHQIRQLEDHLGESLFDRGGRRVALTEQGERYLEAIAPALAQIERASEQLRGVSDSRIRLAVPSSFAVSWLIPRLPHLQRQHPELDIDLEMLADMPLMSERLADCYITFRYKQRGYQSERLYVERLFAVCSRQYWNRIRDELDEAGVRRKGGGAIRPEWLSRFTLLSAASIFERPGEDWRRWYAAGDARLPADAHVQHFSHMLLAQEAARHHQGIALSNDYMLDTATDPDLVRLPTHEFNTGDEFHFACKTSRVKETGIRHLSQWLVKQAEASGWVK from the coding sequence ATGCGACTGCCCCCGCTCAGGGCCCTGCCGGTGTTCGAGGCCGTTGCCCGCACGCTCAGCTTCTCCGCCGCGGCCGCGGAGCTGCACGTCACCCAGTCGGCGATCTCCCACCAGATCCGCCAGCTCGAAGACCACCTGGGCGAGAGCCTGTTCGATCGCGGCGGCCGCCGTGTCGCACTGACCGAACAAGGTGAGCGTTACCTCGAGGCCATCGCCCCGGCCCTGGCCCAGATCGAGCGCGCCAGCGAACAGCTTCGGGGGGTGAGCGACTCGCGCATTCGTCTGGCGGTGCCCAGCTCGTTTGCCGTCAGCTGGCTGATTCCGCGCCTGCCGCATCTGCAGCGGCAGCATCCCGAGCTCGATATTGATCTCGAGATGCTGGCCGACATGCCGCTGATGTCCGAACGCCTGGCCGATTGCTACATCACTTTTCGCTACAAGCAACGTGGCTACCAGTCCGAGCGGCTCTACGTCGAGCGCCTGTTCGCCGTTTGCTCACGCCAGTACTGGAACCGCATCCGCGATGAACTCGATGAAGCCGGTGTGCGCAGAAAAGGTGGCGGCGCCATTCGCCCCGAGTGGTTGTCACGCTTTACCCTGCTGTCGGCGGCGAGCATCTTCGAGCGTCCGGGCGAGGACTGGCGGCGCTGGTACGCCGCTGGTGACGCGAGGCTCCCAGCCGATGCGCATGTCCAGCACTTTTCACACATGCTGTTGGCCCAGGAAGCGGCGCGTCATCACCAGGGGATTGCCCTGTCCAATGACTACATGCTCGATACCGCCACCGACCCCGACCTTGTGCGCCTGCCCACCCACGAGTTCAACACCGGCGACGAATTCCATTTCGCCTGCAAGACCTCGCGCGTGAAAGAGACCGGCATCCGCCATCTTTCACAATGGCTGGTGAAGCAGGCCGAGGCGTCAGGTTGGGTCAAATGA
- a CDS encoding response regulator transcription factor, which translates to MTIRIALADDQALIREGLKSVINDLPDLEVVIEAASGEPLLEALSDEPVDLVVSDIRMPGMDGIELCRQLKDRKDAPPVLLLTTFDDSQLMLAAVEAGAQGFALKDISPEDLAELVAAIVRGEGRLQPISTQGVAERYPYRDDSPPVGSFSDREIEILRLIAGGYSNKEIARSIHLAEGTVKNYVSDILDKLNTRDRTRAVLKAITLQII; encoded by the coding sequence ATGACGATCCGCATCGCCCTGGCCGACGATCAGGCCCTGATTCGAGAGGGCCTGAAGTCGGTCATCAACGACCTGCCTGACCTCGAAGTCGTGATCGAGGCCGCTTCCGGCGAACCGTTGCTCGAGGCGCTGTCGGACGAGCCGGTGGATCTGGTGGTGTCCGATATCCGCATGCCCGGCATGGACGGCATCGAGCTGTGCCGCCAACTCAAGGACCGCAAGGATGCACCGCCGGTACTGCTGCTGACCACCTTCGACGACAGCCAGCTGATGCTCGCCGCCGTCGAGGCCGGGGCCCAGGGTTTCGCGCTCAAGGACATCTCGCCCGAAGACCTGGCCGAACTGGTCGCCGCCATCGTGCGCGGCGAAGGCCGGCTTCAGCCGATCAGTACCCAGGGCGTGGCCGAGCGCTATCCCTACCGCGACGACTCACCGCCGGTGGGCAGCTTTTCCGATCGCGAGATCGAGATCCTGCGCCTGATCGCCGGCGGCTATTCCAACAAGGAAATCGCACGCTCGATTCACTTGGCCGAAGGCACGGTCAAGAACTACGTCTCCGACATCCTCGACAAGCTCAACACCCGCGATAGAACGCGCGCGGTGCTGAAAGCCATCACGCTTCAGATCATTTGA
- a CDS encoding sensor histidine kinase, with amino-acid sequence MSLSPLVNVTTGSTTAQDRSGAESQERRVPKVMTFSYTVVVAIRGGYTVGMKFDWKLAARELLASPLAWASYLAWAAVWLTAMAVVDRPGPLLTLADILLFAFLLCWMVCLLDDLIPRRVYDASLIALTLLTALALWFIPAGSTPILLILLATQFTNRLSPTFLVLSLVAVNLYFAGLMIGPWGISVRNAGLTMLGFVGFQLFAVLVMRYARKAEQMAEDLQSVNARLLATRSLLAETARDHERLRLSRELHDVAGHKLTALKLNLRGLARRLDDDAAMEVGKATDLADELLQDLRSVVRHLRNTEGIDLAESLREVARPLPRPRLELHLDEHARVPRADQAEALLRTVQEALTNAARHGPAETLHVRLDRHADQLVLTAEDDGDFDGNVRPGNGLTGMRERLAELDGTLEISQSDLGGLKLVATLPLELN; translated from the coding sequence ATGTCCTTGTCTCCTCTGGTGAACGTGACCACAGGATCGACCACGGCGCAGGACCGTTCAGGTGCCGAAAGTCAGGAACGGCGGGTGCCGAAAGTCATGACTTTCAGCTATACGGTTGTGGTCGCGATTCGAGGCGGCTATACAGTGGGTATGAAATTTGACTGGAAACTCGCAGCGCGTGAATTGCTTGCAAGTCCGCTGGCCTGGGCCTCGTACCTGGCCTGGGCGGCAGTGTGGCTGACCGCCATGGCGGTCGTCGACCGACCCGGCCCCCTGCTCACCCTTGCCGACATCCTGCTGTTCGCCTTTCTGCTGTGCTGGATGGTCTGTCTGCTCGACGACCTGATTCCACGCCGTGTCTATGACGCTTCGCTGATCGCCCTGACGCTGCTGACCGCTTTGGCGTTGTGGTTCATCCCCGCCGGTTCAACGCCGATCCTGCTGATCCTGCTGGCCACGCAGTTCACCAACCGGCTTTCGCCCACATTTCTGGTGTTGTCCCTGGTTGCCGTCAATCTCTACTTCGCCGGCCTGATGATCGGGCCCTGGGGAATCAGCGTGCGCAATGCCGGCCTGACGATGCTGGGTTTCGTCGGCTTTCAGCTTTTTGCGGTACTGGTGATGCGCTATGCAAGGAAAGCCGAGCAGATGGCCGAGGATCTCCAGTCGGTCAACGCCCGGCTGCTGGCCACGCGCTCGCTGCTGGCCGAAACCGCGCGCGACCACGAGCGACTGCGCCTGTCGCGTGAACTGCACGATGTCGCCGGCCACAAGCTCACCGCTCTCAAGCTCAACCTGCGCGGGCTGGCCCGACGCCTCGACGACGATGCGGCCATGGAGGTCGGCAAGGCGACCGACCTGGCCGACGAATTGCTCCAGGACCTGCGCTCGGTCGTGCGTCACCTTCGCAATACCGAAGGCATCGATCTGGCCGAAAGCCTGCGCGAGGTGGCCCGACCCCTGCCGCGGCCGCGGCTGGAATTGCACCTGGACGAACACGCCCGCGTGCCGCGGGCGGACCAGGCCGAGGCGCTGCTCCGCACGGTCCAGGAAGCACTGACCAACGCCGCCCGGCACGGTCCGGCCGAGACCCTGCACGTGCGTCTCGACCGACACGCCGATCAACTGGTGCTGACGGCCGAGGACGACGGCGATTTCGACGGCAATGTCCGTCCCGGCAATGGCCTGACCGGCATGCGCGAACGCCTGGCCGAGCTCGACGGTACGCTCGAGATCTCGCAATCCGATCTGGGCGGCCTGAAACTGGTCGCCACCTTGCCCCTGGAGCTGAACTGA
- a CDS encoding thymidine kinase, which produces MAKLYFYYSTMNAGKTTVLLQSAYNYLERGMRPLLISPGIDDRAGKGVIRSRVGIEQPALAVGPEDDLFELVQGELESGNIHCLLADESQFFTRDQIYQLTEIVDRLRIPVLAFGLRTDFRGELFEGSQYLLAWADNLKELKTICHTGSKATMVVRVGDDGYAVTDGEQVEIGGNERYVPVSRAEFKLIFYGGKKVRDFEPVRTESQPDLLDP; this is translated from the coding sequence ATGGCCAAGCTGTACTTCTATTACTCGACCATGAACGCCGGCAAGACCACCGTCTTGCTGCAATCGGCCTATAACTACCTCGAACGCGGCATGCGACCGCTGCTGATCAGCCCCGGCATCGACGACCGGGCCGGCAAGGGCGTGATCCGCTCGCGCGTCGGCATCGAGCAGCCGGCCCTGGCCGTCGGCCCGGAGGACGACCTGTTCGAGTTGGTCCAGGGCGAGCTTGAGTCCGGCAACATCCACTGCCTGCTCGCCGATGAATCGCAGTTCTTCACCCGTGATCAGATCTACCAGCTGACCGAGATCGTCGACCGCCTCAGGATTCCGGTACTGGCCTTCGGCCTGCGTACGGATTTCCGCGGCGAACTGTTCGAAGGCAGCCAGTACCTCCTGGCCTGGGCCGATAACCTCAAGGAACTCAAGACCATCTGCCATACCGGGTCGAAAGCGACCATGGTGGTGCGCGTGGGCGACGACGGCTATGCCGTGACCGACGGAGAGCAGGTGGAGATCGGCGGCAACGAGCGCTACGTGCCGGTCTCGCGCGCCGAGTTCAAGCTGATCTTCTACGGCGGCAAGAAAGTGCGCGACTTCGAGCCGGTGCGGACCGAGAGCCAGCCCGACCTGCTCGACCCCTGA
- a CDS encoding UvrD-helicase domain-containing protein, whose protein sequence is MPKPTLKLNPAQQAAVTHIDSPLLVLAGAGSGKTRVITEKIAWLIDKGHYGAREIAAITFTNKAAREMKSRISKRLGRKKIDGLTISTFHSLGWQILRSEPEAVGRRKGLSILDQHTSGDLVRELLPSGAPNDMVYAVQAGIGRYKDAGLNVEQAHAAASSENAARAAEIYAGYQERLAALNAVDFDDLIALPAKMLEDPVLRTRWRHKLKYLLVDEYQDTSEAQYRLLGMLAADTGAFTAVGDDDQSIYGWRGARPENLVSLKSDWPDLAVVKLEQNYRSTGHILTAANSVISCNPHEFEKKLWSEHGPGEKIEIAEYADEADEAESIARAIVTEVHGGYARYGDCAVLYRSNFQARAIEQQLREYGLPYVVSGGPSWFDAREVRDCLAYLRLLVNPEDNPAFMRVANAPRRGLGSGAMSRLATYADATHKSLFEAAIDPMFQSELPVQAQRGFRAFTNMLIDFNDRAERNSIGEAFAEMIEHIGYIEWLIETDDDPKKADRRRRSIKDLTGWVERLSADVNSGEELIARVSLAAGPDDDRHDGADMVRLMTLHAAKGLEFPRVWLAGCEEGLMPHTRSVDEDSIEEERRLMYVGLTRAERRLYISYARRRRRAGEVVETTPSRFLEELPEDAIRWPARHGSDETSSEDAMDNIAALKALLEG, encoded by the coding sequence ATGCCCAAACCCACCCTCAAACTAAACCCCGCCCAGCAGGCTGCGGTCACGCATATCGACTCGCCGCTGCTGGTGCTGGCTGGCGCGGGTTCGGGCAAGACGCGGGTGATTACCGAGAAGATCGCCTGGCTGATCGACAAGGGTCATTACGGCGCGCGCGAGATTGCGGCGATTACCTTTACCAACAAGGCCGCGCGGGAGATGAAGAGCCGTATCTCCAAGCGCCTGGGCCGCAAGAAGATCGATGGCCTGACCATCTCGACCTTTCATTCCCTGGGTTGGCAGATCCTGCGCTCGGAGCCCGAAGCGGTCGGCCGGCGCAAGGGGCTGAGTATTCTCGACCAGCACACCTCCGGCGACCTGGTGCGTGAGCTGCTGCCCTCGGGTGCACCCAACGACATGGTCTACGCGGTGCAGGCGGGCATCGGGCGTTACAAGGACGCCGGCCTGAACGTCGAACAGGCGCATGCGGCGGCCAGCAGCGAGAATGCCGCCCGCGCGGCCGAAATCTACGCCGGCTACCAGGAGCGCCTGGCCGCACTCAACGCGGTCGACTTCGACGACCTGATCGCGCTACCGGCGAAGATGCTCGAGGATCCCGTTCTGCGAACCCGCTGGCGGCACAAGCTCAAGTACCTGCTGGTCGACGAATACCAGGACACCTCCGAGGCGCAGTACCGTCTGCTCGGCATGCTGGCCGCCGACACCGGGGCCTTTACCGCGGTGGGCGACGATGATCAGTCGATATATGGCTGGCGCGGCGCGCGCCCGGAGAACCTGGTCAGTCTCAAGTCCGACTGGCCGGATCTCGCGGTGGTCAAACTCGAGCAGAACTACCGTTCGACCGGCCATATCCTGACCGCTGCCAATTCGGTCATCAGCTGCAATCCGCACGAGTTCGAGAAGAAGCTGTGGAGTGAGCACGGCCCGGGCGAAAAGATCGAGATTGCTGAGTACGCCGACGAGGCTGATGAGGCCGAGTCGATCGCGCGGGCGATCGTCACCGAGGTCCACGGCGGCTACGCCCGTTACGGCGACTGCGCCGTGCTCTACCGCTCCAACTTCCAGGCCCGCGCGATCGAGCAGCAATTAAGAGAGTACGGCCTGCCCTACGTGGTTTCGGGTGGACCGAGCTGGTTCGACGCGCGAGAGGTCCGCGACTGCCTCGCCTACCTGCGCTTGCTGGTCAATCCGGAGGACAACCCGGCTTTCATGCGCGTGGCCAACGCACCGCGGCGCGGGCTGGGTTCGGGCGCGATGTCGCGCCTGGCGACCTATGCCGATGCCACGCACAAGAGCCTGTTCGAGGCGGCCATCGACCCGATGTTCCAGTCCGAGTTGCCGGTCCAGGCCCAGCGCGGTTTTCGCGCCTTCACCAACATGCTGATCGACTTCAACGACCGGGCCGAGCGCAACAGTATCGGCGAGGCCTTCGCCGAGATGATCGAACACATCGGCTATATCGAATGGCTGATCGAGACCGACGACGATCCGAAGAAGGCCGATCGCCGCCGACGATCGATCAAGGATCTCACCGGCTGGGTCGAGCGCCTGAGCGCCGACGTCAACTCCGGCGAGGAACTGATCGCGCGCGTGTCGCTGGCGGCGGGTCCCGACGATGATCGTCACGACGGTGCCGACATGGTGCGCCTGATGACCCTGCATGCCGCCAAGGGCCTGGAGTTTCCACGCGTCTGGCTGGCCGGCTGCGAGGAAGGCCTGATGCCGCACACCCGATCGGTCGACGAGGACAGCATCGAGGAAGAACGTCGCCTGATGTATGTCGGCCTCACCCGGGCCGAGCGCCGCCTGTACATCAGCTACGCCCGCCGCCGGCGCCGCGCCGGCGAAGTGGTCGAGACCACGCCCAGCCGCTTCCTCGAGGAACTGCCCGAAGACGCCATTCGCTGGCCGGCCCGCCACGGCAGCGACGAAACTTCGTCCGAGGACGCCATGGACAATATCGCTGCGCTCAAAGCCCTGCTCGAAGGCTGA